The Eulemur rufifrons isolate Redbay chromosome 21, OSU_ERuf_1, whole genome shotgun sequence genomic interval tgtcgcttctacacggggttcgggaatgggcaggtcttggatccctgggcctgctgggatgtcttgcttttggcctcgtgttctggatgctcatgcgtgtccgttggcagcaacaaagggatcgagtggtcatggctcaagcctttgctgcccttcatgaggactctcctcctggagtgtggataagcatgttacatacggacggcaactaccgcttttccccttgacagcatggcgtagcccttgcaccccgagggcttgtccccattgcaccgggaagggcgcgcgacccctgttttgtggtcagcccttgcaccttcatgagctctcgctcattgcactgaagagtggtgaccatacgccccttggtgaactgtgaccctagatccggactggggcttccgttcaccatgaggcaaaaacaaaagggggagctgtggggagcggtctaggcctcctagtgtatccgcccaggacatgcatagtcaggccctccacctatccctgtgggacacgcttgtgggacacacctatccggggctataaaagcagcttgcatttcctgttcgaggtctctcgccatgtaactgttgtaggtgcctcattaaactactgttggaagaactccaactggtcgtgtcgtacttgctggcaactgcggcgcgacagcctggctaattttcctttttctttttttttctgtagacatggggtctcacttttgctcaggctggtctcgaacttctggcctcaagtgatcctcctgtcttggcctcccaaagtgctgggattatgggcgtgagccatcgtgctggcaagttttttttttttagttccaaatggatatccagttgtaccagtaccatttgttgaaaagcccATCTTTTGTCCATAAAATACTTTGGAATCTAAgtcaaaaaatcaattgaccattgTTGTATAATGAAGAATTTGGCCTTTGTGAGGACACAGTACCTGTTAAGTGGAAGTGGTAGGGCAGTGGGTtctctggggagagagagatctCTGGGTCAGCAGGTCAGGAGAGGTCTCAGGGAGAAGGTGACCCTGAGCTGGCTCCCCAAAGACAGGCCCAGCAGGGTGTGTTGAAAGCTGAAGCCCTTCAGAGGCACAGAGCTGAAGGATGGGAACAGGCCCGTGCCCGGACACTGTAGAGTCTTCCGGAAGACAGGCACAGCATTCCCAGGAGCCCTCTGTGTGGCCACCCTGCTTCTCTCTGTCCGTCTGCCCCATTTCTGCCTCTGATGACTGGCCTTCCCAGCTGACACTTAGGCTCCAGATGGCTTCCCTGGCCACTGTGGCTGCAGGCCTCCGGTGAAGATTTGTGAGAAAGGATCCATTGAcaggcgccccccccccccaaggtcCCACTGTACACAGGCTGCAAGCAGAGCAGGTGCCAGGAGCACCCAGGGCCACCTGCATCTGACACACCTTGGTGCCCTGGCCGCCAGGCTGGGCCCTACCCTCGGGCCGTGGTGCACTCACCACCCACCCAGCCGGAATGAGCTCTGGCCAGGCCTGCTTCCCCCACGAGTGTGGGGTGGGCGTTGTAAGTCCTTGTTGCCCAGGGAGCCCCTTGGTGGGAAGGGACCTCAGGACAGAACCCGGAAGGTAGGAAGGGACAGTGCTgagaggggtgggagggacagGCCGAGCGTCTGGGAAGGTCTGGGCCGGTGGCTGACCTGTCTCTGCTGTGCCTGTGTGTCCGAGTGTGAGTGTGGACGTCCAGCCCTAGGGGCTCCGAGGAGCCAGAGCCGGGGCCATgctccccagctccagcccaccTGCCCAGACCCAGCTGGCCTGTCCCGCCCCTCTCCTGGCCCAAACCCCTCCCTCCCGTGCCTGCTAGTTACGGCCTCGTCGGGCGGCTGCCTCGCTGCCGGGCTCCACGTGGTGCTCATGAGGGCCTGGGCTTGTGCAGTGTCCAGAGGGCTGTCATCCTCTCCTCGCTCTTGTCCCTCTTGTTGGGACACAGGTCACTCTGTGCCTCGGCCGAATCGCTCATTTGCTCCTTTATTTTGCACATATCCACTTGGGGCCCACCACGCCCCGAGCCTTCTGCCCTACCTGGTCCCCGTCCTCAGGCTGCACCAAGGGTTGAGCAGATGGCAGTGACACTCACCTTGCAAAAAGAGAAACAGTGAAACAGTCTCAGGACGACAAGTGTTCAGAGCCAACAGCCATGGGGGGTTTCTGTGTATCAGGACCGTTCTGAGTGCGTTACCAGAGTTAGCGCCTTTAATCCTGGCAAGGACCCCACAGAATCAGTACTTTTATCACCCCTGTTGCACACCTGAGAGACTGAGTAAAAGCCAAGGGCTTGTCCGAGGTcacaggtcacacagctaagtggGAGGGCCAGGAGTAGACCTGGGTGCTCTTGGACAAGGTTGACTTTGGGCCTTTGGACCTTTGACCTTGATCACTGTGCAGGCTGCCTCCGAGGACTGGTGGATGCCTGAGGTCCATGGCGCGGTGGCACTCACAGTTCAGAGCGCTGGTGTGCATGGTCGTCTGCGTCTGTCGTGCTTCCTGGTCTCCATTTTGTTGAGGACCCCAGAGGCCACCCAGGGTGTCTCCAGCTGGAGGTGCTGTGGATTAGGGGTGGAGCTGGGGCTTGGGCAGTGCCCTCCAAGGGTGGGGCCCGGATGGGCTGTGGGGCGGCGGAAGAGGCGGGCTGGAGGACGAGCTGGTGAGCCCTGCAGCGTGCTGTGCTCTGGCTTCATTCTGCAGGCAGCAGAGGGTCGCTGAAGGTTAGGGAGGACCAGGCACCCAGAGAGAGACAAGGACTGAGGGGGCACCCAGGCTCCCATCCTGGTGTACATTCCAGGGGCAGATGCCAACTTTTCACCTTCTCAGCCTCAGGCTCATGCATGCAGaaacgtgcacacacgcacacacacatacatgcacacacgcacacagtgcTGTCTTTGGAGGCAGACCGTGAAAATGCTTCCTTAGAGGCCCAGGGCTGAGGAAGCTGAGAGAAGGGTGGTGTCTCCAgttggaggtgctgggagggccTCATGGGGCCACAGGTGCTGCTGAGTGGAGATGAGAACAGCCTTGTGGATAGAGAGAAGGTGCTGGAAGGAAGCCTCTCGGGGTTGGGGGGCTCTGGGGTGGGAGCTGAGGCGGCCGTGCCTGGGTGCCAGGGGCAGTGAAGGCTCTACCCGCACATAGCTGGGCTGCTGCCGTCAGTGAGGACCCGCCTGGTGCACGTGTCCACTGTTAGCAGGTCATTAGTGTGCCCCTATAAATGGCAGGTGTGTTACTTTGCTATTGCTCTTACAACAACTCACCACGAACGTAGCAGCTTacaacaacacacatttattatctcacagtttctaaGGGCCAGGAGTCCAGCATGACAAGGCGAGGCTTTCTGCTCAAGGACTTGCACTTAAGGCCAACTAGGGAAGATTCCACTTCCAAGTTCATTCAGGTTGTcagcagaattcagttccttgtggttgtacGATGAAGTCTCTGGTCCCCTTCATCTTCCAAGCCAGTAACGGACATCAAGTCCTTGCCCTGCTTCAAATCTCTGTGATTCTGGCCGGAgaaaattctctgcttttaagagcTCATGTGATGAGACTGGGCCTGCCCAGATAACCCATGATAATCTCCCTAGTTTGAGGTCCATAACTCTAATTGTAGCTGCAAAGTGCTCTTGCCATGtaatgtaacatattcacagggtCCAGGGATTAGGGCGTGGATGTCTGTAGACGGTAGGGGTCCTGTGCCTACCCTGAGGCACTGGGGCAGGGGAAAGGCATTCAACAAGGGTGAAAGAGTCTGTCTCCTCCCTCATGGAACATACTGCCCAGAAACGCTGCCTTAACTCACAAATAGAAATACGGAGACAGCCTCGAAGGGCAGGACAGGTGTGGGCACATGTGGGCTCTGACCAAGCCAGGTGCTCTGGGCACTTTCCCAAGGATCTGAGGCCAAGTCGAGGACTGGAGTCAGATGAAGGAAAGTTCGGGCAAACTGCATTTCAGGACCAATGCCCGAGCCAGGAGCCTCGGTATGGCACTGAAGGACAAGGTGCCATGACTCAGGGAACAAGGGAGAGCAGGGGGCAGGCGGCGAGGCCCAGGGCATTGGGACGGTACTACCTGTAGTAGCAGAGGGGACAATTACCAGCATTTAGGCCACTTGGAGTTCATAACATCTCTGTGTAACACCCAAAttacaggtagggaaactgaggctcagagaggttagccAAGTATCCAAGCAAGTAAAAGGTGGGATTGGGAATCCTATCACCTCCTCAAGTACTCTTCTGGGAAGACAGGGCTGACCGCCACTGGCCACAGCTGGAGAAGGTATAAGGACAAGCGGGCCAGAGGCCGTCCTGGCCAGGGAAGGCCCCCTTTGCTACAGTAACAACCTGAAACGCACAGTGGCTCACCTCCAGGGACAGCGGGCTGCTTGCTGGTGAGGCTCCACCTTGTCACCCACATCCACTCTCACAAGGCTTGGGCCACCCAGGCACTGGCTCTTCAGTCTTCTGCCTGGAGTCACTCATGTCACTCTGCTCACCTTTCACTAGGCAAAGCAAGTCAGTGGCCAAATCTGCTGCCGGGGATGGGGAAGTAGACTCCTCCCTCTGGGAGAAGCAGTCTGCCACAGGGGGATCTCAGGCCAGTGGCGGTGCCAGCTAGCACAgacttggtgggggaggggtagaATGGAGAGAAGTGAGGATAAGGGGACACTGAAGGGACGCACATTTCACTGGCAGGCGATCAGGTGTGGGAGGAAAGGTCATGCTCTTGGGTTTGGTCATATGGAGCTGGGCATGCTGGGTCTGCCGCTGTTGGCAGCTGGGCTCCGGGGAGCGCCCCCGGCTGCAGATGTGGCACCACCGGTGGCTCAGTAGTAAGGAAGCCCTGGGCACAGGTGAGACCtgaggtgtggggggaggggaagcagcctgaggcctaGCTGGAGGGACCAACACCTACAGGCTATTTGCATAAACAGGTCCTGGGACCTCCCGACTGGAGGCTGGCTGGTGCCACACAGGTCCCACAGGCCCAGGTGTCCTTGCTGCACCACGTGGCCATCACCAAAGCCAGTGGGTGGATTGCACCTACCAGAGACCAAGGACAGGACCTTCCTAGAGATCTCTGAGGATGTGGTCCTCGGTGCACCACCCTGACCAAGAGGCCTCCTCAGAGTGGGGACGGTGgggggcagggcctgcagggTCACCCCCGGCGCCCCCAGCATGGCCAGGGACCCACCCAGTTGCTGCCTGTCCGTGGCCTGCGCCAGCTGCTGGGTAAGCTCGGACAGGAACCCGGCTGGCACCGAAGTGCGGAGAACGTTAGTGTTCACGACGAACATCGGCATGGTGGCAGAGGAGCAGCGGCACCGGCAGCGGCACCCGGACAGACGCACAGACTAGCAGGCGCCGAGGCCGCAGCCCAGAAACCAAAAAATCCAAGGGCTCTGCGGGGGCATCCCTGGTGGACTCGACTAGGTTGAGGAGCTGCAGTTCCCCGGGGCCAGGAGGCGCGGAGCGGAGCGCCTTTGCCCCCTGAGCTCcggccaggccccacctccagccccccgcccctcccctcgtGCCCCCCAGCATCCTCGCCCCCCTTGCAGAGCACAAGTGCAGGGAAGGCGGCTCCCCCCGCCCCGCAGCAACGACCACCCTTCCCCACCTCACACACACGCCCACGCGCAGGACTGTAGCACTTGGGGACATGTGGCCCAGAGACTGAGGACGCAGGGGCTCAGTGCGTGCGGTGGAACGAGCTGGGCTGGGACTACCGGGCGGTCAGCGCTGGAGGGACCGGGGCCGTGGGCCGGGGCCGTCTGCCGGGTCCGCATCTCCGTCCCGGGCACGGCGCTTCCGCGTAGACGTCAGTGACTAAGTGGAGGGGCCGACAGAGAATCGGGCGAGCGAAGGACAGGCGGGTTTCCGGCCCGGGTGGGGAATGGCTTGGAGGGCGCGCGGGGCCAGGCGGCAGTGGCCGCAGCGGCGAGCAGACACGCGCGGCGACCAGACACGCGCGGCGACCCCGGGTCCAGGCGGCTGCGTCACACCCGGGGGGGGGGGCCGGGCGGGGGTGACGTCACCGCTCGGGGCGGGGCCGCAGCCGCGCTGGGGCGGGGCCGGACGGCGGTCACGTAGCTCAGGTTTCCGGGCTGCGGCCGCGGCGCGTGCCAGTCTGTGCGTCCGTCCGGGTGCCGGTACCGCTGCTCCTCTGCCACCATGCCGATGTTCGTCGTGAACACCAACGTTCCCCGCGCCTCGGTGCCGGACGGGTTCCTGTCCGAGCTCACCCAGCAGCTGGCGCAGGCCACGGGCAAGCCGCCCCAGGTTTGCCGGGAGGGGACAGGAAACGGCGTGCCCGCCGGCGGGGTGGTCCCGGGCGGGGGCCTGAGAAGGCGACttcgggcggggcgggggtggggggacggtgACTCGGGCCCGAAGTGGACGCCGGGGCCCAGCGCGGTCGCTTTCACCGCGCCCTGCCCCCGCAGTATATCGCGGTGCACGTGGTCCCGGACCAGCTCATGGCCTTCGGCGGCTCCAGCGAGCCGTGCGCGCTCTGCAGCCTGCACAGCATCGGCAAGATCGGCGGACCGCAGAACCGCGCCTACAGCAAGCTGCTGTGCGGCCTGCTGGCCGAGCGCCTGCGCATCAGCCCGGACAGGTGGGCGGGGCGCGCGGGCTGCGGGGGTGCGGGGGGCTCCCGGCCAGCCCGCAGCCCGCTGAGCCCGGCCTCCGCCCCTGCAGGGTCTACATTAACTACTACGACATGAACGCGGCCAACGTGGGCTGGAACAACTCCACCTTCGCCTGAGCCGCGCCGGCCCGGCCGGGGCCCGCCATCCGCCGTGTTCATGCCCGCCCGCCTCCCACACCAGGTCCTCCTGCCCGGAAAATAAACGGTTTAGAGACCACGGCTGCCTCGGACTTCCTTGTTTTGCAGAGGAATCGCTGCGGGGCCTGGACACTGGGAGCGAGGCCGTGGGGGGTGGGCGGTCAGGGCCCAGCCTTGCTTAGTGCTCAGGGAGTGTTGGGTGAGGAGAGATCGGCGTCGGGTCCCCGGAGTCCGACGCGAACCTGAGCTTCCGAGTGCGTTCACCGCCTTGCCCTCCCTGCTCGGGAACCCGGAGTAGAGTCTGTTCCTGCCAAGGGCCACCACGTGGGtgctgtggggtggggctggcatccaagaggggggagggaggatcGGAGGTCACCGCTGCCTTGCACCTTCCAGATGGGCAAAGGGTAGCCTGAGGCCAGGAAGGGCGCCCCCTCCAGTCACTGCTGGGCCGGTGCTCCAGGTTCTTGGTCTGGAAAATCGCTTTGTTAAGGAACTTTTTTCAGGTGTGTTGTTGGGGTGTGCGGGTGCAGGGTTCTCGGTtacacggccctgcctcctcaGCTCCATGCCTGGGGTTTCCTTTGGTCCCATTCGCGTTCTGCGGTACGAGGGCTCTGGCCAGTCCACCGCGCTAGGACGGCGATGGTCCTGGTCCTGAGGGTCAAGAACAACATCAGCCTCACAGCCCGATGTGCCTGGGGTTTCCTGGCCCTGGATTCCTCCCTCCAACTTCAGGGGCCCCCTTGGGTGGGGTGGTGATAGGGCAGCGGGCAATTTCAGCACCTGGACTGAAGGGCCTTGCCTTGGCTTCTCTGCTGTCGCTGCCCCAAGCAAGGAGGTACTTGTCCAGGCCCCAGGGCTGGTGGGCTGGGATTCCTCCCTGCCCCAAGCTGTGACAGCCTCTAGGTTGAGGTGGCCCAGCCACAGCACTGGGAATTCATCACACAGCTGGTGCCGGCGCCTGGGTCCTAGCTAAAGTGAAGACACCCTTCCTGCAGTGTCTGCCTGTGGGGAGAAGTCGAGTCTTGCAGCAGCTTCTGCACAGAGAGTTGCTCCTGTCCCTGCATGCGCTGCATTCCTGGGGCTCAAGAAAGGTGGCATCTCACCTCAGTGGACTCCTGCTGGCCTCAGGTCATTTGAGACCCCGTGCCCTCCTTAGCCTCTATCTAGGCAAGAGCATTCGAGatgaaacatgatttttaaaattccatggaatttaaataaatttgctCTTGGAAGCTGAGGGGCTCTAgggaaaagggttttttttttttgcctgggcCCTATGTGTGTGCACAGGGGCTGCCTCAGAGGTCTGGGGCCAGGCTTGGGCACCAGCTCCTTCCTTGGGACAACTGCTGGTGGGGTTTCAGTGTGAACACCcaccaggcagggcaggaagcCCCAGGTGCCCAGCCCAGGCGTGAGGCAGAGGACAAGTCCTGGGCAACTTCAGAACAAGCCACGCCGCAGGGCTGCTGATCTCAGTCTCTGTCTGGATGGGTCCACACCCTTGTCTCTCCTCCTTTCCATCAAAGCCTTGGCAATCTGTCCTGCTGGGTCACCTGCTGAGGTCACCCACCCTCGCACACTTGCTAACTGGGATGCCAGAGGACTGCTCTGCTTCACTCAGTCTGGGAggctctccctccagcccccagtcAGCTCCCCGTGGCCCACCCAGCCTTGGACAGTGAGGATTTACTTCCAGAAGAGCATGGGGACGGGATAGGGCAGGGTGCTGTTTAGAAAGAGGAAGGACAAAGCTCCAGAGCCTCTGGAAGAATGGTGCCCGGAAAGGTCTCTAAGGCAAGGCCATCCGCAGCTGGCTGCGCCCAGCGGAGGGCCTCGCTCCCACACATCTCAGTCTCATCCTGTCCTCAGTGAAAGGGACACGGAGCTGGTTGGGGGGGGTGGCCCCACTCTCAGCCTTGCATCTGAGCACCTGCTGGATAACAGTCTCCCTCCTGGACCCTGGCCTTTGTCACACCCACAGCTCCATGTCACCCCAGCCCCAGCTTTTCCCAGGCCCCCTGTTCCCCACACTGAACCCCTTTCCTCTACCCCTGGCCCCGCAGGGCTCCCCCTGGCTCTTCCCACCCCCTGCGACCTCTGCCCTTAGACTCTGTACCGTCTGTAGAGGAGATGGGCACAGGTCTCGGAGCATCGAGTCCAActccctcatttcacagatgaggtcACCACCCCTGGTCCCTGGTCCCACAGGCTGGCTGCCTCCCAGGGCATGGCCACACCCCCCCACTCTCCACTCCCTCCTTTGGGCTCTTGTGCCTGACATGGACGAGGGGGTCTCCCCAGTTAATCTGGAGCCTCTGAGGGCTGACGAGGCAGGTAGGGTGGGTTGGGTGCCTgctgtgtgggggtgggagggctggagggggtacaggagccaggagagctgcccccctcccccaatgGGCGAGGGACTGAGGCTCTGTGGCCTGCTGGGGCATCCACAAGATAGTGGCTCCTTGGAATCCAAGGACAAAAGGGGCATCTCTGAAGGTTGGGGACCTATATTCTCAGCCTTGCCCACCATGTCCCCAAATTCCCGGGAGCTAATAACCAGCTCTGCAAGCTGGGGAGGGCAGCTGGTGCATGCCACCTTCAAGCCACACCTGTCCCCCTTGGCTCCCCATCCCAGTCACCCCCTGGCCAGCCCCACTTCCCCCAAAGCACGGCTCCACTGCCCACCAAGTGACTGCCCCAGGATCAGCCTTTGAAACGGCAGCAGAAACTGATTTCCAAAGGATGCCTCAAACCTCGAGGTATCAAGCAGAAGTGGGGGCATGGAATGCTGCCTGTTCTCTTATCATTCTGATGGGACTATGTCATTCGTCGCTGAGACTCCTGGCCTGCAGGGTGACCCCGACTACCCTCAGGGCCGGTCCCACAGGCCTTGCTCTTCGCTTTGCAggtgctgttccttctgcctggaataccTGTTCCCCACCCGCCCACCGTGAGCCCCACGCATGCTCTTCTGGGAAGCCTCCCTGAGGCCACCGGGTGTGGGGCGACACCTGCCGGTCTCTCTGCTCAGCCCAGGCCCTGTTAGCTGGGGTTTCTCCTCTGTCTCCTGCAGTCTGTGGCCATCCACCCAGCTCTGTGATCTCTGGGCTCTGGGGACCTGTCCATTCTGGAGAGCCCAGCAGTGTAGGGTCCCCCCTaggcccccaccccagacacctCCCCCCTCATCCCTCCAAGCACCTCATCACTTCAGGGaccccactgcccctcccccagcctcctggcCCATTGTCCCAGGGAGCCTGATCCCAGCCAGATCAGGGTCATGTTTCCGCTTTGCtccctctccatgcctcagtttccctcatctgtgaaatgaagggcTTCACCAGATATCCTTGCTACAGCCACTCAATCATGGTGGCAGGACGGACATTGCCCATCCTCAGAGGCATGATTAATTCCAGGAGCCgctgtgggaggggaggagagagcacGTGGCCTGTGCCTGTGCTCGGATCCTGATAAATTGGGAAATCCCTTCCTCACCCCTTCCTCAGAGGGCTCTATGTTGCTGATGTGCCAGGCGTGATGGCAGTGGGTGGGCGGGGACAAGGGCAGTGAGGGGGTGTGGCCGGGTGTCTTCTCCACTGGCTCCATCTAGAGCCGAGAGGTGCTAGGACACTGGTGCCATCCAGGGATGCGGACGTGGAGGGGCACAAGGCTGAAATGTGTTCACTGGGGACAGCCCCCCATCGGCCCCACACTGAAGGGGTCCACCACTCACTGGCGCTGGCAGGGCGGGCAATGGGGCCACCTTACTGCGTCTAACAGTAGATAAAGTTAGTGCAGGGCAGGCCCTCAGGATCAGAGCGGTTTTCTGTTATCTGGGAGAGCTCAGCTGATCCTGGTGCTTGGGAAGTTTCCAATATTTCTGAGCCACCACAATCTTCCTTGACTCCTCACCCCGCTGGGGAGGTCAGGGCCAGCCCCACGACACTGCTCCTGTGAAGCCCTCTCCTGACATCCCAGTCCCCTTCCCAGCTGAGCAGTGGCAAAGCCAGGGCCCAGCCCTCCAGCCTCCCTGCGTGAGTTCCAGGACCACGGTGGGGACACCACGGGCACCCGCCAGCCGCCTGCCCCGGTTCCCTTCCTGGGGAGTGAGGCCAAGCACGCGTCACTGCTGTGTGTGAAGCCCGTGTAGAGCAGACAAAGACGGTCAGTTTCAGAAACTGGCTCTGTCCCCTTAGTCCTGGAACTTCAGCCCCCATCTGGTGACAGTGGGGTCTGGACTCACAGTTTAGCCCCCACAGCAAGCAGACAGGGCACCACATCGAAAAGCTACAAACTAAGAGTCTCATCCCTCACGTCCCCCAGTGACCTGGCTTCTTGCATACCTACGCTCTTCTAATTTTAATAGGCAATATACTTATGTGGCTCAAATTCAAAGCtccttcctgccacctccctccacAGGGTAATTAATCCTTTCTCAAGTCCCCCCCGAGATATTTTATGCATACACAAGCAAATATGTGTaacaccacgcccagccctggcTTTTCCCCCAGCCCCAAATGGTAGCATATTCTACCTATGTTCTGCACCTTGCTTTGGTAACTTGAAAGTGTCCATCCGTACCTGAAGAGTCTCTGGCATTGTGTGGGACTAGCAGGATTCCAGCCCCTGTTCGTGGACATTTAAGGCTGTTCCCAGCCTCTGCCATGTGGAATCCTTCATGCGTGTAAGTGTGTCTGTAGGGTGAGGCCCAGAGGTAGAATCACTTGGGAATACAGCCATAGATCCCACTTAGAGAAGGGGACTATGGTGCCACCCAGCTGGGCATGGGAGGCCCTCCCAACCCAAGACCACTGTTAGGCTGTATGAGGGGGGAGGTGCTTTTCTCTCAAGCCAAAACGTTTTAATTCGTGTTTCCTTTACTCAGAagctgagcaccttttcatatgctgAATGGccacttctttctccttttctgggaACCAAATCAAATTCTCAAAGCCATTTTTTCTCCCactggatttgtttgtttgtttgtttgtttaagagtGCTTTCTACATTAGAGAAATTAGCACTTGGCCAGGAGCTGCAAATGTTTCTCCCACTTGCCTTCTGGCTTCTGACTTCGTGGGTGGGGTCCCGAGACACATGTCACCCTGTTTTTCAGGGTCTGTGTCGTCCTTAG includes:
- the MIF gene encoding macrophage migration inhibitory factor, which encodes MPMFVVNTNVPRASVPDGFLSELTQQLAQATGKPPQYIAVHVVPDQLMAFGGSSEPCALCSLHSIGKIGGPQNRAYSKLLCGLLAERLRISPDRVYINYYDMNAANVGWNNSTFA